The uncultured Desulfuromonas sp. genome has a segment encoding these proteins:
- a CDS encoding type 1 glutamine amidotransferase, producing MVVIVQNDPRVPAGIAALRHDAQLVQTFAAQPFPDIATISSVVILGGYMSFDADTLYPYLHDVKRFMGKVLEAQIPMLGICLGAQMLADILGAPVHHDKAEEQGLQVINLTEDGASDPLFAGSPAALAAFQWHHDSFEVPHGATHLAFNEQCPGQAFRYENAYGVQFHPEVTGGIVESWCRHSGCSAELMAEFTAKEADHVTAHTRLFDNFYGQCKRS from the coding sequence ATGGTGGTCATTGTTCAAAACGATCCACGTGTGCCGGCCGGTATCGCCGCATTACGGCATGATGCCCAACTGGTTCAAACGTTTGCCGCCCAACCGTTTCCGGATATTGCCACAATCAGTTCCGTGGTGATTCTCGGCGGTTATATGAGTTTTGATGCTGATACTCTGTATCCCTATCTCCATGATGTTAAACGATTCATGGGCAAGGTTCTCGAAGCGCAGATTCCCATGCTGGGCATTTGTCTGGGGGCGCAGATGCTGGCCGATATTCTCGGAGCTCCCGTTCATCACGACAAGGCTGAAGAGCAGGGGCTGCAAGTGATAAATCTGACAGAGGACGGCGCCTCCGACCCTTTGTTTGCCGGTTCGCCCGCCGCGCTTGCAGCCTTTCAGTGGCATCATGACAGCTTTGAAGTGCCCCATGGGGCCACTCACCTGGCTTTCAATGAACAATGTCCAGGCCAGGCTTTTCGTTATGAAAATGCTTACGGAGTGCAATTCCATCCGGAAGTGACGGGAGGAATTGTTGAAAGCTGGTGCCGCCATAGCGGTTGCTCCGCTGAACTCATGGCTGAATTTACGGCGAAAGAAGCGGACCATGTGACGGCCCATACGCGTTTGTTCGATAATTTTTACGGACAGTGCAAAAGGAGTTAA
- a CDS encoding YkgJ family cysteine cluster protein, protein MPENEIDPKRWEQLCKQCGLCCFEKTRLPNGRIITTRIPCRFLDLHTRQCRVYEHRFEVDEDCQKLTPQLVAEVDWLPEECAYVQWHKQQCAVSSLQQADTAHRKFKRKK, encoded by the coding sequence GTGCCCGAGAATGAAATAGACCCGAAACGTTGGGAGCAACTGTGCAAGCAATGCGGATTGTGTTGTTTTGAAAAGACCCGCTTGCCCAACGGACGCATTATAACAACACGTATTCCATGCCGTTTTCTTGATCTGCATACGCGTCAATGCCGGGTTTATGAGCATCGGTTTGAAGTGGACGAAGACTGTCAGAAATTAACACCGCAACTGGTGGCGGAAGTGGATTGGCTGCCGGAGGAGTGTGCCTATGTCCAATGGCACAAACAACAATGCGCAGTGTCGTCGCTTCAACAAGCAGACACTGCGCATCGCAAATTTAAAAGAAAAAAATAG
- the rpsA gene encoding 30S ribosomal protein S1, translating to MNEEPIEWQDDMEEEDFAAMLEESMGGSQRLEIGQKTQATILQIGKDWIFLDVGQKGEGVLDVRELQNDDGELSVEVGDTIEAFFMSRKGGELRFTTKIGGGRSGHEQLEEAWRSGIPVDGRVEKEIKGGYEIMLPGNVRSFCPYSQIGLRRQDNPEELIGQSFQVKISQFSEQGRNIVVSRRVLLEEQRQAQAENLRQTLKEGMRVTAEVTSIRDFGAFVDIGGIEGLLPISEVAYSRVENLDEVLHVGQSLELVVKSLDWKNNKFSFSLRDTLADPWQKVADNFPVGSEHTGKVSRLAQFGAFVTLEEGIDGLIHISKLGEGRRINHPREVLKEGQELAVTIEKIDEEQKRISLVPAGVAVEVTETSWSDSLSSGSGMGSFGELLKASQEKKKRKKK from the coding sequence ATGAACGAAGAACCGATTGAATGGCAGGATGACATGGAAGAGGAAGATTTTGCCGCGATGCTTGAAGAGAGCATGGGCGGGAGTCAGCGACTGGAGATCGGTCAGAAAACGCAGGCAACAATCCTGCAAATTGGTAAGGATTGGATATTTCTCGATGTCGGCCAGAAGGGCGAGGGCGTGCTGGATGTGCGTGAACTTCAGAATGACGATGGTGAACTGAGTGTTGAGGTCGGTGACACCATTGAAGCGTTTTTTATGTCACGTAAAGGCGGTGAACTGCGCTTTACCACCAAGATCGGTGGCGGACGTTCCGGTCATGAACAATTGGAGGAGGCCTGGCGTAGTGGTATCCCCGTTGACGGCCGGGTCGAAAAAGAGATCAAAGGCGGTTACGAGATCATGCTGCCGGGCAATGTGCGCAGCTTTTGCCCCTATTCGCAGATCGGTCTGCGACGTCAGGATAATCCCGAAGAGCTGATCGGCCAGTCCTTCCAGGTCAAAATCAGTCAATTCAGTGAGCAGGGGCGCAACATTGTCGTCTCACGGCGGGTGCTTCTTGAAGAGCAGCGTCAGGCACAAGCTGAAAATTTACGCCAGACTCTCAAAGAGGGGATGCGCGTCACAGCGGAAGTTACCTCGATTCGTGATTTTGGAGCTTTTGTTGATATTGGCGGCATTGAAGGGTTGCTGCCGATTTCCGAGGTGGCGTACAGCCGGGTGGAAAATCTCGATGAGGTGTTGCACGTCGGCCAGTCTTTGGAGCTGGTGGTCAAATCTCTCGACTGGAAAAACAACAAATTCTCGTTCAGTCTGCGTGATACCTTGGCGGATCCGTGGCAGAAAGTGGCGGATAACTTTCCGGTCGGCAGTGAGCATACCGGCAAAGTCTCCCGTCTGGCCCAGTTTGGTGCGTTTGTCACTCTGGAAGAGGGGATTGACGGCCTGATCCATATCTCGAAGTTGGGTGAGGGGCGCCGGATCAACCATCCGCGCGAGGTCTTGAAAGAGGGCCAGGAGCTGGCTGTCACCATCGAGAAGATTGATGAAGAGCAAAAGCGCATTTCTCTGGTGCCTGCCGGTGTGGCGGTCGAGGTGACGGAAACATCGTGGAGTGATTCTTTATCCAGTGGCTCTGGGATGGGCAGTTTTGGAGAATTGCTCAAAGCCAGTCAGGAAAAGAAAAAACGTAAGAAGAAGTAA
- a CDS encoding Fur family transcriptional regulator — MTDHQNRLEMIVNKLRHMQFRITPQRLAILKAFLTSETHPTVEEIFQQVKIAFPTTSLATVYKTVHLLKEIGEILEIDFSDNSNRYDGKRPYPHPHIICRQCGAIMDPKIDSLDKMIEEMESKSGYMISSHQINFFGVCPSCRSKK; from the coding sequence ATGACAGATCACCAGAATCGCCTGGAAATGATTGTAAACAAATTGCGTCACATGCAATTTCGCATCACTCCCCAGCGACTTGCCATTTTAAAAGCTTTTCTTACCAGCGAGACACATCCTACGGTAGAAGAGATTTTTCAACAGGTTAAAATCGCGTTTCCTACGACCAGCCTTGCTACGGTTTATAAAACAGTCCATCTTTTAAAGGAAATCGGTGAAATCCTTGAAATTGATTTTTCCGACAACAGTAACCGTTACGACGGCAAGCGCCCTTATCCTCATCCGCACATCATTTGTCGTCAATGCGGTGCCATTATGGACCCCAAAATCGACAGCCTGGATAAAATGATCGAAGAGATGGAAAGTAAATCCGGGTACATGATTTCGTCCCATCAAATCAACTTCTTCGGCGTATGTCCCTCCTGCCGTAGCAAAAAGTAA
- a CDS encoding radical SAM protein has product MATPCQMMKKKSQHPCFGGDHKNSARIHLPVAPGCNIKCGFCERKFDCVNESRPGVTSRVLTPEQALERLELVLRHPVAGPKMKVVGIAGPGDPLANENTFKTFELVRAAHPDMTLCLSTNGLMLPDKMDRIKDLGIHSLTVTINALSPKSGAEVYEWIHYQGKKLQGEAAAGYLLDKQLEGVELAAKAGMLVKINHVYMPGINDHETLDLAVTARKLGATMMNIVPLIPLGKFAGMEQPSKDEIDFIRSQAEQILSQARHCKQCRADAAGIIGQDLDLDQLKVSSA; this is encoded by the coding sequence ATGGCAACCCCCTGTCAGATGATGAAAAAGAAATCGCAGCACCCCTGTTTTGGTGGAGATCATAAAAACAGCGCACGGATTCACCTGCCGGTAGCTCCCGGCTGTAATATCAAATGTGGCTTCTGCGAGCGTAAATTCGATTGTGTCAATGAAAGTCGTCCCGGTGTCACCAGCCGTGTCCTGACGCCTGAGCAGGCTTTGGAGCGTCTGGAACTTGTTTTACGTCATCCCGTGGCCGGTCCGAAGATGAAAGTGGTTGGCATTGCCGGTCCTGGTGATCCGTTGGCCAATGAAAATACCTTCAAAACGTTTGAGCTGGTACGTGCCGCCCACCCGGACATGACGTTGTGTCTGTCGACCAACGGCCTGATGCTTCCGGACAAGATGGACCGCATCAAGGATCTGGGGATTCACAGTCTGACGGTCACCATCAATGCCTTGTCGCCCAAAAGTGGTGCGGAGGTGTACGAGTGGATTCATTACCAGGGCAAAAAACTTCAGGGCGAAGCCGCAGCTGGTTACCTTTTGGACAAGCAGCTTGAAGGTGTTGAGCTGGCGGCCAAAGCTGGAATGCTGGTGAAGATTAATCATGTGTATATGCCGGGCATCAATGACCACGAGACGTTGGATCTCGCTGTCACCGCGCGTAAGCTCGGAGCAACCATGATGAATATCGTTCCCTTGATTCCTTTGGGAAAATTCGCCGGCATGGAACAACCATCCAAAGATGAAATTGACTTTATTCGTAGTCAGGCTGAGCAGATTCTGTCTCAAGCGCGTCACTGTAAGCAATGTCGTGCGGATGCCGCCGGCATTATCGGACAAGACCTTGATCTCGATCAGTTAAAGGTTTCGTCCGCCTGA
- the nifV gene encoding homocitrate synthase, whose product MKAIDSTRTIVIDDTTLRDGEQTAGVVFSLEEKKQIAKALDDIGVGELECGIPAMGREEQASVQALVDMNLNARLITWNRAVISDIQASIDSGVQAVDISLSVSDIHIEHKLGKSRDWVKTQLHRALAFAKSHDLYVSIGGEDSSRADLDFLCELTHIGAEYGADRFRYCDTLGLMDPFTTFEHIDYLHCNGALPLEVHTHNDLGMATANAIAGIRAGADFVNTTVNGLGERAGNAALEEVVMAMKYACDRPLEIDTHRFVELSRLVGQASHRPVPEWKAVVGEKVFSHESGLHADGVLKYPKNYEGFDPSEVGLKRHMVLGKHSGGHGLQSRLQNLGVQLDAEKVNLLLQQVRSISQKYKRSLADDELLSLVAHPANISGVING is encoded by the coding sequence ATGAAAGCGATTGATTCAACCCGGACGATCGTGATTGATGATACCACCTTGCGCGATGGTGAACAGACCGCGGGGGTGGTTTTCTCTCTGGAAGAAAAAAAGCAGATCGCCAAAGCGCTGGATGACATTGGTGTTGGCGAACTGGAATGCGGCATTCCCGCCATGGGTCGTGAAGAACAGGCCTCGGTACAAGCGCTTGTCGATATGAATCTCAATGCACGGTTGATTACCTGGAACCGGGCGGTCATTTCCGACATTCAGGCGTCAATCGATAGCGGTGTGCAGGCGGTGGACATCTCTTTATCTGTATCCGACATTCACATTGAACATAAGTTAGGCAAGTCCCGTGACTGGGTCAAAACCCAATTACATCGCGCGCTGGCATTCGCCAAGTCCCATGATCTTTATGTCTCCATCGGCGGCGAGGATTCCAGTCGTGCAGATCTTGATTTCCTCTGTGAGCTGACCCACATTGGTGCTGAGTATGGGGCTGATCGCTTCCGTTACTGTGACACGTTGGGCTTGATGGATCCTTTTACAACGTTTGAACATATTGATTATCTCCACTGCAATGGGGCTCTGCCCTTGGAGGTTCATACCCACAACGACTTGGGGATGGCCACGGCCAATGCCATCGCCGGAATTCGCGCTGGGGCTGATTTCGTGAACACGACGGTCAACGGTCTTGGAGAGCGTGCCGGCAATGCGGCTTTGGAAGAAGTGGTGATGGCGATGAAATATGCCTGTGATCGTCCTTTGGAGATCGATACCCATCGTTTTGTTGAATTATCCCGTCTGGTCGGACAGGCCAGCCATCGTCCTGTGCCGGAATGGAAAGCCGTGGTCGGCGAAAAAGTTTTTTCCCACGAATCCGGTCTGCATGCCGACGGCGTGTTGAAATACCCGAAAAACTATGAGGGGTTTGATCCCAGTGAGGTCGGTCTGAAACGCCACATGGTGTTGGGTAAGCATTCCGGTGGTCACGGACTGCAGAGTCGCTTGCAGAATCTTGGCGTTCAATTGGACGCTGAGAAAGTTAATCTTTTGCTTCAACAGGTTCGTTCTATCTCGCAGAAATATAAGCGTTCTTTGGCCGATGATGAGTTGTTGAGTCTTGTCGCCCATCCGGCAAACATTTCCGGAGTCATCAACGGATGA